One Cheilinus undulatus linkage group 22, ASM1832078v1, whole genome shotgun sequence DNA window includes the following coding sequences:
- the LOC121504432 gene encoding zinc finger protein 239-like, translating into MTPPLKKRRGTPRSHDCQQCGKEFSSSSRLKTHMRVHTGEKPYSCDQCGKNFAQKKELKIHQRTHTGEKPYSCDQCGLAFSQASALRMHQRIHTGEKPYSCEQCGKAFIHSSALKNHIRTHTGEKPYKCEDCGKSFSQVGNFKTHRNIHTRELLYPCQDCGKVFTNQDALKRHERIHTGEKPYSCEQCGKTFRQQSNLTVHQQIHTGEKPHKCRHCEKAFRCQQDCITHECIHTGLKPYVCGECGKSFDRSSSLRQHELTHAGVREYQCERCDKRFVSAHSLEKHLRIHTGHRPYWCVGCEKSFTWSSGLKTHKCVKKES; encoded by the exons ATGACTCCCCCTCTCAAG AAACGGAGGGGCACGCCTCGTAGTCATGACTGTCAGCAGTGTGGTAAAGAGTTCTCTTCTTCATCACGTTTAAAGACGCATATGCGAgttcacactggagagaaaccataCAGCTGTGATCAGTGTGGGAAAAATTTTGCTcaaaaaaaggagttaaagatCCACCAACGaactcacacaggagagaaaccgtACAGCTGTGATCAGTGTGGTTTGGCCTTCTCTCAAGCAAGTGCTCTAAGGATGCATCAGCGTatccacactggagagaaaccgtACAGCTGTGAGCAATGTGGGAAAGCTTTCATACATTCATCTGCACTGAAGAATCATATACGCACTCACACCGGAGAGAAACCATACAAATGTGAGGACTGTGGTAAAAGTTTCAGTCAGGTGGGTAACTTCAAGACTCACAGAAACATCCACACCAGAGAATTACTCTACCCTTGTCAGGATTGTGGTAAAGTCTTTACAAATCAAGATGCTTTAAAGCGTCATGAGCGTattcacactggagagaaaccgtACAGCTGTGAGCAATGTGGGAAAACCTTCAGGCAACAAAGCAACTTAACAGTCCACCAGCAGatccacactggagagaaaccacaCAAATGTAGACACTGTGAGAAAGCCTTCAGATGTCAACAGGACTGCATCACACATGAATGCATCCACACTGGTCTGAAACCATACGTCTGTGGGGAGTGTGGGAAGAGTTTTGATAGGTCATCTTCACTTCGCCAACATGAACTCACCCATGCTGGAGTCAGAGAGTACCAGTGTGAGCGCTGTGACAAAAGGTTTGTTTCAGCTCACAGTCTTGAGAAGCATCTGCGTATCCACACTGGACACAGGCCGTACTGGTGTGTTGGTTGTGAGAAAAGCTTCACATGGAGCTCTGGgctgaaaacacacaaatgtgtcaaaaaagagAGCTAA